One region of Esox lucius isolate fEsoLuc1 chromosome 17, fEsoLuc1.pri, whole genome shotgun sequence genomic DNA includes:
- the mdm4 gene encoding protein Mdm4 isoform X2: protein MDGVLCYLRYVVTLVIDGVTLVMDGVLCYLRYVVTLVMDGVLCYLRYVVTLVIDGVTLVMDGVLCYLRYVVTLVMDGVLCYLRYVVTLVIDGVTLVIDGVLCYLRYVVTLVIDGVTLVIDGVLCYLRYVVTLVIDGVTLVIDGVLCYLRYVVTLVIDGVTLVIDGVLCYLRYVVTLVIDGVTLVIDGVSCYLRYAVTLVIGGVTLVIGGVSYYLRYAVTLVIGGVTLVIGGVTLVIGGVTLVIGGVTLVIGGVTLVIGGVTLVIGGVALVIGGVALVIGGVTLVIGGVTLVIGGVTLVIGGVTLVIGGVALVIGGVTLVIGGVTLVIGGVALVIGGVALVIGGVALVIGGVALVIGGVALVIGGVALVIGGVTLVIGGVTLVIGGVTLVIGGVTLVIGGVTLVMDGVLCYLRYVVTLVIDGVTLVMDGVLCYLRYVVTLVMDGVLCYLRYVVTLVIDCVTLVMDGVLCYLRYVVTLVMDGVLCYLRYVVTLVIDGVTLVIDGVLCYLRYVVTLVIDGVTLVIDGVLCYLRYVVTLVIDGVTLVIDGVLCYLRYVVTLVIDGVTLVIDGVLCYLRYVVTLVIDGVTLVIDGVSCYLRYVVTLVIGGVTLVIGGVTLVIGGVTLVIGVVTLVIGGVTLVIDGVTLVIDGVSCYL from the exons ATGGACGGTGTGTTGTGTTACTTGAGGTACGTGGTGACACTGGTTATAGACGGTGTGACACTGGTTATGGACGGTGTGTTGTGTTACTTGAGGTACGTGGTGACACTGGTTATGGACGGTGTGTTGTGTTACTTGAGGTACGTGGTGACACTGGTTATAGACGGTGTGACACTGGTTATGGACGGTGTGTTGTGTTACTTGAGGTACGTGGTGACACTGGTTATGGACGGTGTGTTGTGTTACTTGAGGTACGTGGTGACACTGGTTATAGACGGTGTGACACTGGTTATAGACGGTGTGTTGTGTTACTTGAGGTACGTGGTGACACTGGTTATAGACGGTGTGACACTGGTTATAGACGGTGTGTTGTGTTACTTGAGGTACGTGGTGACACTGGTTATAGACGGTGTGACACTGGTTATAGACGGTGTGTTGTGTTACTTGAGGTACGTGGTGACACTGGTTATAGACGGTGTGACACTGGTTATAGACGGTGTGTTGTGTTACTTGAGGTACGTGGTGACACTGGTTATAGACGGTGTGACACTGGTTATAGACGGTGTGTCGTGTTACCTGAGGTACGCGGTGACACTGGTTATAGGCGGTGTGACACTGGTTATAGGCGGTGTGTCGTATTACCTGAGGTACGCGGTGACACTGGTTATAGGCGGTGTGACACTGGTTATAGGCGGTGTGACACTGGTTATAGGCGGTGTGACACTGGTTATAGGCGGTGTGACACTGGTTATAGGCGGTGTGACACTGGTTATAGGCGGTGTGACACTGGTTATAGGCGGTGTGGCACTGGTTATAGGCGGTGTGGCACTGGTTATAGGCGGTGTGACACTGGTTATAGGCGGTGTGACACTGGTTATAGGCGGTGTGACACTGGTTATAGGCGGTGTGACACTGGTTATAGGCGGTGTGGCACTGGTTATAGGCGGTGTGACACTGGTTATAGGCGGTGTGACACTGGTTATAGGCGGTGTGGCACTGGTTATAGGCGGTGTGGCACTGGTTATAGGCGGTGTGGCACTGGTTATAGGCGGTGTGGCACTGGTTATAGGCGGTGTGGCACTGGTTATAGGCGGTGTGGCACTGGTTATAGGCGGTGTGACACTGGTTATAGGCGGTGTGACACTGGTTATAGGCGGTGTGACACTGGTTATAGGCGGTGTGACACTGGTTATAGGCGGTGTGACACTGGTTATGGACGGTGTGTTGTGTTACTTGAGGTACGTGGTGACACTGGTTATAGACGGTGTGACACTGGTTATGGACGGTGTGTTGTGTTACTTGAGGTACGTGGTGACACTGGTTATGGACGGTGTGTTGTGTTACTTGAGGTACGTGGTGACACTGGTTATAGACTGTGTGACACTGGTTATGGACGGTGTGTTGTGTTACTTGAGGTACGTGGTGACACTGGTTATGGACGGTGTGTTGTGTTACTTGAGGTACGTGGTGACACTGGTTATAGACGGTGTGACACTGGTTATAGACGGTGTGTTGTGTTACTTGAGGTACGTGGTGACACTGGTTATAGACGGTGTGACACTGGTTATAGACGGTGTGTTGTGTTACTTGAGGTACGTGGTGACACTGGTTATAGACGGTGTGACACTGGTTATAGACGGTGTGTTGTGTTACTTGAGGTACGTGGTGACACTGGTTATAGACGGTGTGACACTGGTTATAGACGGTGTGTTGTGTTACTTGAGGTACGTGGTGACACTGGTTATAGACGGTGTGACACTGGTTATAGACGGTGTGTCGTGTTACCTGAGGTACGTGGTGACACTGGTTATAGGCGGTGTGACACTGGTTATAG GCGGTGTGACACTGGTTATAGGCGGTGTGACACTGGTTATAGGCGTTGTGACACTGGTTATAGGCGGTGTGACACTGGTTATAGACGGTGTGACACTGGTTATAGACGGTGTGTCGTGTTACTTGTAA
- the mdm4 gene encoding protein Mdm4 isoform X4: protein MVWYVPQILSLFQYSEKTRNQASLVQPDRSRKYCPYRYSPIIDGVLCYLRYVVTLVIGGVTLVIGGVSYYLRYAVTLVIGGVTLVIGGVTLVIGGVTLVIGGVTLVIGGVTLVIGGVTLVIGGVALVIGGVALVIGGVTLVIGGVTLVIGGVTLVIGGVTLVIGGVALVIGGVTLVIGGVTLVIGGVALVIGGVALVIGGVALVIGGVALVIGGVALVIGGVALVIGGVTLVIGGVTLVIGGVTLVIGGVTLVIGGVTLVMDGVLCYLRYVVTLVIDGVTLVMDGVLCYLRYVVTLVMDGVLCYLRYVVTLVIDCVTLVMDGVLCYLRYVVTLVMDGVLCYLRYVVTLVIDGVTLVIDGVLCYLRYVVTLVIDGVTLVIDGVLCYLRYVVTLVIDGVTLVIDGVLCYLRYVVTLVIDGVTLVIDGVLCYLRYVVTLVIDGVTLVIDGVSCYLRYVVTLVIGGVTLVIGGVSYYLRYAVTLVIGGVTLVIGGVTLVIGVVTLVIGGVTLVIDGVTLVIDGVSCYL, encoded by the exons ATGGTTTGGTATGTACCTCAGATTTTAAGTctgtttcagtacagtgaaaaaacaagaaaccaggcaagcttagttcagccggaccgcagTAGAAAGTATTGCCCGTACCGTTACTCCCCTATTATAGACGGTGTGTTGTGTTACTTGAGGTACGTGGTGACACTGGTTATAGGCGGTGTGACACTGGTTATAG GCGGTGTGTCGTATTACCTGAGGTACGCGGTGACACTGGTTATAGGCGGTGTGACACTGGTTATAGGCGGTGTGACACTGGTTATAGGCGGTGTGACACTGGTTATAGGCGGTGTGACACTGGTTATAGGCGGTGTGACACTGGTTATAGGCGGTGTGACACTGGTTATAGGCGGTGTGGCACTGGTTATAGGCGGTGTGGCACTGGTTATAGGCGGTGTGACACTGGTTATAGGCGGTGTGACACTGGTTATAGGCGGTGTGACACTGGTTATAGGCGGTGTGACACTGGTTATAGGCGGTGTGGCACTGGTTATAGGCGGTGTGACACTGGTTATAGGCGGTGTGACACTGGTTATAGGCGGTGTGGCACTGGTTATAGGCGGTGTGGCACTGGTTATAGGCGGTGTGGCACTGGTTATAGGCGGTGTGGCACTGGTTATAGGCGGTGTGGCACTGGTTATAGGCGGTGTGGCACTGGTTATAGGCGGTGTGACACTGGTTATAGGCGGTGTGACACTGGTTATAGGCGGTGTGACACTGGTTATAGGCGGTGTGACACTGGTTATAGGCGGTGTGACACTGGTTATGGACGGTGTGTTGTGTTACTTGAGGTACGTGGTGACACTGGTTATAGACGGTGTGACACTGGTTATGGACGGTGTGTTGTGTTACTTGAGGTACGTGGTGACACTGGTTATGGACGGTGTGTTGTGTTACTTGAGGTACGTGGTGACACTGGTTATAGACTGTGTGACACTGGTTATGGACGGTGTGTTGTGTTACTTGAGGTACGTGGTGACACTGGTTATGGACGGTGTGTTGTGTTACTTGAGGTACGTGGTGACACTGGTTATAGACGGTGTGACACTGGTTATAGACGGTGTGTTGTGTTACTTGAGGTACGTGGTGACACTGGTTATAGACGGTGTGACACTGGTTATAGACGGTGTGTTGTGTTACTTGAGGTACGTGGTGACACTGGTTATAGACGGTGTGACACTGGTTATAGACGGTGTGTTGTGTTACTTGAGGTACGTGGTGACACTGGTTATAGACGGTGTGACACTGGTTATAGACGGTGTGTTGTGTTACTTGAGGTACGTGGTGACACTGGTTATAGACGGTGTGACACTGGTTATAGACGGTGTGTCGTGTTACCTGAGGTACGTGGTGACACTGGTTATAGGCGGTGTGACACTGGTTATAGGCGGTGTGTCGTATTACCTGAGGTACGCGGTGACACTGGTTATAGGCGGTGTGACACTGGTTATAGGCGGTGTGACACTGGTTATAGGCGTTGTGACACTGGTTATAGGCGGTGTGACACTGGTTATAGACGGTGTGACACTGGTTATAGACGGTGTGTCGTGTTACTTGTAA
- the mdm4 gene encoding protein Mdm4 isoform X1, with protein MDGVLCYLRYVVTLVIDGVTLVMDGVLCYLRYVVTLVMDGVLCYLRYVVTLVIDGVTLVMDGVLCYLRYVVTLVMDGVLCYLRYVVTLVIDGVTLVIDGVLCYLRYVVTLVIDGVTLVIDGVLCYLRYVVTLVIDGVTLVIDGVLCYLRYVVTLVIDGVTLVIDGVLCYLRYVVTLVIDGVTLVIDGVSCYLRYAVTLVIGGVTLVIGGVTLVIGGVTLVIGGVTLVIGGVTLVIGGVTLVIGGVTLVIGGVALVIGGVALVIGGVTLVIGGVTLVIGGVTLVIGGVTLVIGGVALVIGGVTLVIGGVTLVIGGVALVIGGVALVIGGVALVIGGVALVIGGVALVIGGVALVIGGVTLVIGGVTLVIGGVTLVIGGVTLVIGGVTLVMDGVLCYLRYVVTLVIDGVTLVMDGVLCYLRYVVTLVMDGVLCYLRYVVTLVIDCVTLVMDGVLCYLRYVVTLVMDGVLCYLRYVVTLVIDGVTLVIDGVLCYLRYVVTLVIDGVTLVIDGVLCYLRYVVTLVIDGVTLVIDGVLCYLRYVVTLVIDGVTLVIDGVLCYLRYVVTLVIDGVTLVIDGVSCYLRYVVTLVIGGVTLVIGGVSYYLRYAVTLVIGGVTLVIGGVTLVIGVVTLVIGGVTLVIDGVTLVIDGVSCYL; from the exons ATGGACGGTGTGTTGTGTTACTTGAGGTACGTGGTGACACTGGTTATAGACGGTGTGACACTGGTTATGGACGGTGTGTTGTGTTACTTGAGGTACGTGGTGACACTGGTTATGGACGGTGTGTTGTGTTACTTGAGGTACGTGGTGACACTGGTTATAGACGGTGTGACACTGGTTATGGACGGTGTGTTGTGTTACTTGAGGTACGTGGTGACACTGGTTATGGACGGTGTGTTGTGTTACTTGAGGTACGTGGTGACACTGGTTATAGACGGTGTGACACTGGTTATAGACGGTGTGTTGTGTTACTTGAGGTACGTGGTGACACTGGTTATAGACGGTGTGACACTGGTTATAGACGGTGTGTTGTGTTACTTGAGGTACGTGGTGACACTGGTTATAGACGGTGTGACACTGGTTATAGACGGTGTGTTGTGTTACTTGAGGTACGTGGTGACACTGGTTATAGACGGTGTGACACTGGTTATAGACGGTGTGTTGTGTTACTTGAGGTACGTGGTGACACTGGTTATAGACGGTGTGACACTGGTTATAGACGGTGTGTCGTGTTACCTGAGGTACGCGGTGACACTGGTTATAGGCGGTGTGACACTGGTTATAG GCGGTGTGACACTGGTTATAGGCGGTGTGACACTGGTTATAGGCGGTGTGACACTGGTTATAGGCGGTGTGACACTGGTTATAGGCGGTGTGACACTGGTTATAGGCGGTGTGACACTGGTTATAGGCGGTGTGGCACTGGTTATAGGCGGTGTGGCACTGGTTATAGGCGGTGTGACACTGGTTATAGGCGGTGTGACACTGGTTATAGGCGGTGTGACACTGGTTATAGGCGGTGTGACACTGGTTATAGGCGGTGTGGCACTGGTTATAGGCGGTGTGACACTGGTTATAGGCGGTGTGACACTGGTTATAGGCGGTGTGGCACTGGTTATAGGCGGTGTGGCACTGGTTATAGGCGGTGTGGCACTGGTTATAGGCGGTGTGGCACTGGTTATAGGCGGTGTGGCACTGGTTATAGGCGGTGTGGCACTGGTTATAGGCGGTGTGACACTGGTTATAGGCGGTGTGACACTGGTTATAGGCGGTGTGACACTGGTTATAGGCGGTGTGACACTGGTTATAGGCGGTGTGACACTGGTTATGGACGGTGTGTTGTGTTACTTGAGGTACGTGGTGACACTGGTTATAGACGGTGTGACACTGGTTATGGACGGTGTGTTGTGTTACTTGAGGTACGTGGTGACACTGGTTATGGACGGTGTGTTGTGTTACTTGAGGTACGTGGTGACACTGGTTATAGACTGTGTGACACTGGTTATGGACGGTGTGTTGTGTTACTTGAGGTACGTGGTGACACTGGTTATGGACGGTGTGTTGTGTTACTTGAGGTACGTGGTGACACTGGTTATAGACGGTGTGACACTGGTTATAGACGGTGTGTTGTGTTACTTGAGGTACGTGGTGACACTGGTTATAGACGGTGTGACACTGGTTATAGACGGTGTGTTGTGTTACTTGAGGTACGTGGTGACACTGGTTATAGACGGTGTGACACTGGTTATAGACGGTGTGTTGTGTTACTTGAGGTACGTGGTGACACTGGTTATAGACGGTGTGACACTGGTTATAGACGGTGTGTTGTGTTACTTGAGGTACGTGGTGACACTGGTTATAGACGGTGTGACACTGGTTATAGACGGTGTGTCGTGTTACCTGAGGTACGTGGTGACACTGGTTATAGGCGGTGTGACACTGGTTATAGGCGGTGTGTCGTATTACCTGAGGTACGCGGTGACACTGGTTATAGGCGGTGTGACACTGGTTATAGGCGGTGTGACACTGGTTATAGGCGTTGTGACACTGGTTATAGGCGGTGTGACACTGGTTATAGACGGTGTGACACTGGTTATAGACGGTGTGTCGTGTTACTTGTAA
- the mdm4 gene encoding protein Mdm4 isoform X3: MVWYVPQILSLFQYSEKTRNQASLVQPDRSRKYCPYRYSPIIDGVLCYLRYVVTLVIDGVTLVIDGVLCYLRYVVTLVIDGVTLVIDGVLCYLRYVVTLVIDGVTLVIDGVLCYLRYVVTLVIDGVTLVIDGVLCYLRYVVTLVIDGVTLVIDGVSCYLRYAVTLVIGGVTLVIGGVSYYLRYAVTLVIGGVTLVIGGVTLVIGGVTLVIGGVTLVIGGVTLVIGGVTLVIGGVALVIGGVALVIGGVTLVIGGVTLVIGGVTLVIGGVTLVIGGVALVIGGVTLVIGGVTLVIGGVALVIGGVALVIGGVALVIGGVALVIGGVALVIGGVALVIGGVTLVIGGVTLVIGGVTLVIGGVTLVIGGVTLVMDGVLCYLRYVVTLVIDGVTLVMDGVLCYLRYVVTLVMDGVLCYLRYVVTLVIDCVTLVMDGVLCYLRYVVTLVMDGVLCYLRYVVTLVIDGVTLVIDGVLCYLRYVVTLVIDGVTLVIDGVLCYLRYVVTLVIDGVTLVIDGVLCYLRYVVTLVIDGVTLVIDGVLCYLRYVVTLVIDGVTLVIDGVSCYLRYVVTLVIGGVTLVIGGVSYYLRYAVTLVIGGVTLVIGGVTLVIGVVTLVIGGVTLVIDGVTLVIDGVSCYL; encoded by the exons ATGGTTTGGTATGTACCTCAGATTTTAAGTctgtttcagtacagtgaaaaaacaagaaaccaggcaagcttagttcagccggaccgcagTAGAAAGTATTGCCCGTACCGTTACTCCCCTATTATAGACGGTGTGTTGTGTTACTTGAGGTACGTGGTGACACTGGTTATAG ACGGTGTGACACTGGTTATAGACGGTGTGTTGTGTTACTTGAGGTACGTGGTGACACTGGTTATAGACGGTGTGACACTGGTTATAGACGGTGTGTTGTGTTACTTGAGGTACGTGGTGACACTGGTTATAGACGGTGTGACACTGGTTATAGACGGTGTGTTGTGTTACTTGAGGTACGTGGTGACACTGGTTATAGACGGTGTGACACTGGTTATAGACGGTGTGTTGTGTTACTTGAGGTACGTGGTGACACTGGTTATAGACGGTGTGACACTGGTTATAGACGGTGTGTCGTGTTACCTGAGGTACGCGGTGACACTGGTTATAGGCGGTGTGACACTGGTTATAGGCGGTGTGTCGTATTACCTGAGGTACGCGGTGACACTGGTTATAGGCGGTGTGACACTGGTTATAGGCGGTGTGACACTGGTTATAGGCGGTGTGACACTGGTTATAGGCGGTGTGACACTGGTTATAGGCGGTGTGACACTGGTTATAGGCGGTGTGACACTGGTTATAGGCGGTGTGGCACTGGTTATAGGCGGTGTGGCACTGGTTATAGGCGGTGTGACACTGGTTATAGGCGGTGTGACACTGGTTATAGGCGGTGTGACACTGGTTATAGGCGGTGTGACACTGGTTATAGGCGGTGTGGCACTGGTTATAGGCGGTGTGACACTGGTTATAGGCGGTGTGACACTGGTTATAGGCGGTGTGGCACTGGTTATAGGCGGTGTGGCACTGGTTATAGGCGGTGTGGCACTGGTTATAGGCGGTGTGGCACTGGTTATAGGCGGTGTGGCACTGGTTATAGGCGGTGTGGCACTGGTTATAGGCGGTGTGACACTGGTTATAGGCGGTGTGACACTGGTTATAGGCGGTGTGACACTGGTTATAGGCGGTGTGACACTGGTTATAGGCGGTGTGACACTGGTTATGGACGGTGTGTTGTGTTACTTGAGGTACGTGGTGACACTGGTTATAGACGGTGTGACACTGGTTATGGACGGTGTGTTGTGTTACTTGAGGTACGTGGTGACACTGGTTATGGACGGTGTGTTGTGTTACTTGAGGTACGTGGTGACACTGGTTATAGACTGTGTGACACTGGTTATGGACGGTGTGTTGTGTTACTTGAGGTACGTGGTGACACTGGTTATGGACGGTGTGTTGTGTTACTTGAGGTACGTGGTGACACTGGTTATAGACGGTGTGACACTGGTTATAGACGGTGTGTTGTGTTACTTGAGGTACGTGGTGACACTGGTTATAGACGGTGTGACACTGGTTATAGACGGTGTGTTGTGTTACTTGAGGTACGTGGTGACACTGGTTATAGACGGTGTGACACTGGTTATAGACGGTGTGTTGTGTTACTTGAGGTACGTGGTGACACTGGTTATAGACGGTGTGACACTGGTTATAGACGGTGTGTTGTGTTACTTGAGGTACGTGGTGACACTGGTTATAGACGGTGTGACACTGGTTATAGACGGTGTGTCGTGTTACCTGAGGTACGTGGTGACACTGGTTATAGGCGGTGTGACACTGGTTATAGGCGGTGTGTCGTATTACCTGAGGTACGCGGTGACACTGGTTATAGGCGGTGTGACACTGGTTATAGGCGGTGTGACACTGGTTATAGGCGTTGTGACACTGGTTATAGGCGGTGTGACACTGGTTATAGACGGTGTGACACTGGTTATAGACGGTGTGTCGTGTTACTTGTAA
- the psma5 gene encoding proteasome subunit alpha type-5 (The RefSeq protein has 2 substitutions compared to this genomic sequence), with protein MFLTRSEYDRGVNTFSPEGRLFQVEYAIEAIKLGSTAIGIQTSEGVCLAVEKRITSPLMEPSSIEKIVEIDTHIGCAMSGLIADAKTLIDKARVETQNHWFTYNETMTVESATQAVSNLALQFGEEDADPGAMSRPFGVALLFGGLDEKGPQLYHMDPSGTFVQCDARAIGSASEGAQSSLQEVYHKSTTLKDAIKSSLTILKQVMEEKLNATNIELATIEPGKTFHMYSKEELEDVIKDI; from the exons ATGTTTTTGACCAGATCGGAGTACGACAG agGAGTAAACACCTTTTCTCCAGAAGGACGACTGTTCCAAGTAGAATATGCTATTGAGGCAATTAAG CTGGGCTCTACAGCCATTGGCATCCAGACATCAGAGGGTGTATGTCTGGCTGTGGAGAAGAGGATCACGTCTCCTCTGATGGAACCCAGCAGCATTGAGAAGATTGTGGAGATAGACACCCACATTG GTTGTGCTATGAGTGGCTTGATAGCTGATGCCAAGACTCTTATCGACAAAGCAAGAGTGGAGACACAG AACCATTGGTTCACATACAATGAGACCATGACAGTGGAGAGTGTGACCCAGGCCGTGTCTAACCTGGCCCTGCAGTTTGGAGAGGAGGACGCAGACCCCGGAGCCATG AGTCGACCCTTTGGTGTAGCGCTTCTCTTTGGAGGACTTGATGAGAAAGGACCCCAGCT GTACCACATGGATCCATCAGGCACCTTTGTCCAGTGTGATGCCCGGGCCATCGGCTCTGCTTCAGAGGGAGCACAGAGCTCACTGCAGGAGGTCTACCACAAG TCCATGACATTAAAGGATGCTATCAAATCGTCCCTCACCATCCTAAAGCAGGTGATGGAGGAGAAACTGAATGCCACAAACATTGAG CTGGCAACAATTGAGCCTGGCAAGACTTTCCACATGTACTCTAAagaagagctggaggatgtTATTAAGGACATCTAG